Proteins co-encoded in one Cinclus cinclus chromosome 9, bCinCin1.1, whole genome shotgun sequence genomic window:
- the GPR155 gene encoding lysosomal cholesterol signaling protein isoform X1 codes for MDSYSDFTAQNLSSSANMSLSLPGQAELNTTGGTPSMSISRLFPALLECFGIILCGYIAGRANIITSTQAKGLGNFVSRFALPALLFKNMVVLNFSNVNWSFLYSVLVAKAAVFFLVCVLTLLVASPENRFSKAGLFPIFATQSNDFALGYPIVEALYQTTYPEYLQYIYLVAPISLMMLNPLGFIFCEIQKWRNNRTVSQSKIKIVGLALLRVLQNPIVFMVFVGIASNFILGQKIPDYLENFLDGLGSSFSGSALFYLGLTMVGQTKKLTKGMFVALILLITAKLLMMPFLCREMVELLDKSDSVVNHTSLSNYAFLYGVFPAAPGVAIFASQFNMEVGIITSGMVISTFVSAPIMYVSAWLLTIPSMDPNPLAAALQNVSFDISIVSLISLTWSLTVVVLSKKYKQLPHMITTNLLVAQFIACIGMVAWNFTVKEQDITIQILVFIFLYSSLYSTYLWTGFLSFSLFLLKKRETVKIPIGFIIIAGWGVPTVLVGILLIVGERNSTSIDSAFFYGKHQIITTAVILFISILMSGISLMCMNRSRQGSSYGVLNPYSPRSSVEEVEVEGSGQNHISTTMTQSSPESSAQSSPESSAQSSPESSAQTSAERGCCSCQTTNGELSCAKDSKAVSNAVESKVPPIETVDQCVSHCSAQTCVLAQEEQLLQTGDKQLARHVLLCLLLIVGLFANLSSCLWWLFNQEPGRLYVELQFFCAVFNFGQGFICFGIFGLDKHLIILPFKRRLEFFWGGREAAGHTDASVPEEIRMTCQQFVRYHRDHCVKSIVKGRRCGAKISTGIFFGCDLVNWLMQVGLASDRGEAVVYGDRLLKGGVVQHITNEFEFRDEYLYYRFIPKKSAAVESH; via the exons ATGGATAGCTATTCAGACTTCACTGCACAGAACCTCTCATCTTCAGCTAATATGTCTCTTTCTTTGCCTGGACAAGCTGAACTCAATACCACCGGTGGTACTCCTTCTATGTCAATAAGCAGGCTTTTCCCAGCCCTGTTGGAATGCTTTGGAATAATTCTTTGTGGCTACATAGCTGGAAGAGCCAACATTATCACATCAACTCAGGCCAAAGGACTGGGAAATTTTGTGTCCCGTTTTGCACTCCCGGCTTTACTGTTCAAAAACATGGTGGTACTTAATTTTTCTAATGTGAATTGGTCCTTTCTGTACAGTGTTTTAGTTGccaaagctgctgtgttttttttagTCTGTGTTTTAACATTGTTAGTAGCCAGTCCTGAGAACCGATTTAGCAAAGCAGGTTTGTTCCCTATTTTTGCTACACAAAGCAATGACTTTGCACTGGGATATCCAATAG TTGAAGCTTTATATCAAACCACTTACccagagtatctccagtacATTTACCTAGTGGCTCCAATATCTCTTATGATGCTAAACCCCTTGGGGTTTatcttctgtgaaatccagaAGTGGAGGAATAATCGCACTGTGTCACAGAGCAAAATCAAAATAGTGGGCCTAGCACTCCTTCGAGTTTTGCAGAACCCAATTGTATTCATGGTCTTCGTAGGAATTGCCTCAAACTTTATTCTTGGTCAGAAAATTCCTGATTACCTTGAAAACTTCCTTGATGGACTGGGCAGTTCATTTTCTGGCTCTGCACTTTTTTACCTTGGACTGACTATGGTgggacaaacaaaaaaactgacAAAGGGTATGTTTGTTGCACTGATCCTTCTCATCACGGCTAAACT GCTCATGATGCCATTTCTCTGCAGAGAAATGGTGGAGCTCTTGGACAAGAGTGACAGCGTGGTCAATCACACCAGTTTATCAAACTATGCATTTCTTTATGGAGtttttccagcagcacctggtgTCGCAATATTTGCAAGTCAATTTAATATGGAAGTAGGAATT ATTACCTCCGGCATGGTGATAAGCACGTTTGTGTCTGCCCCCATAATGTACGTGTCTGCATGGCTGCTCACCATCCCATCCATGGACCCCAACCCCCTGGCAGCTGCACTCCAAAACGTCAGCTTTGACATCAGCATCGTCAGCCTCATCTCTCTG ACCTGGTCTCTTACTGTTGTTGTCCTGAGTAAGAAATACAAACAGCTTCCTCATATGATTACAACGAATCTGCTTGTTGCTCAG tttatTGCTTGCATTGGAATGGTGGCATGGAATTTCACTGTTAAAGAGCAAGACATCACCATACAGATCCTTGTATTTATATTCCTCTACAGCTCACTTTATAGCACCTACCTATGGACAG gttttctgtctttttctttgtttctgttgaagaagagagaaacagTAAAGATACCCATTGGGTTTATCATCATAGCTGGATGGGG AGTCCCAACAGTTCTGGTAGGAATCTTACTAATTGTTGGTGAACGTAACAGTACTAGTATTGACTCTGCCTTTTTCTATGGAAAACATCAG ATAATTACCACAGCAGTGATACTGTTCATCAGTATACTGATGTCAGGTATCTCACTGATGTGTATGAACAGAAGTAGGCAAGGGTCCAGCTATGGGGTGTTGAACCCATACTCACCACGTAGCTCAGTGGAGGAGGTTGAAGTGGAAGGGAGTGGGCAGAATCATATTTCAACCACTATGACTCAGTCTTCTCCAGAATCTTCTGCACAGTCTTCTCCAGAATCTTCTGCACAGTCTTCTCCAGAGTCTTCTGCACAGACATCTGCAGAAAGAG GTTGCTGTTCTTGTCAAACAACAAACGGTGAATTATCCTGTGCTAAAGACAGCAAAGCAGTGTCAAATGCTGTTGAAAGCAAGGTTCCTCCTATTGAGACAG tggaTCAGTGTGTGAGTCACTGCAGTGCTCAAACATGTGTGTTGGCTCAGGAAGAGCAGCTTCTACAGACTGGAGACAAACAGCTGGCCAGACATGTGCTGCTGTGCTTACTTCTCATTGTTGGCCTAtttgct aatcTCTCCAGTTGCTTGTGGTGGCTGTTCAACCAAGAGCCTGGAAGGCTCTATGTGGAACTGCAGttcttctgtgctgtgtttaaTTTTGGTCAG ggcTTCATTTGCTTTGGTATTTTTGGCTTAGATAAGCATTTAATCATTCTGCCATTCAAGCGAAG acttGAGTTTTTCTGGGGtggaagagaagcagcagggcATACAGATGCCTCTGTACCTGAGGAAATCAGGATGACTTGTCAACAGTTTGTTCGTTATCATAGAGATCACTGTGTCAAAAGTATTGTCAAAGGCAGAAG GTGTGGTGCCAAGATCTCCACTGGCATCTTCTTTGGCTGTGACCTGGTGAACTGGCTCATGCAAGTTGGCCTTGCCTCTGACCGTGGAGAAGCTGTGGTGTATGGGGACAGACTGCTGAAAGGAGGCGTCGTCCAGCACATCACCAACGAGTTTGAGTTTCGCGATGAATACTTGTATTACCGCTTCATTCCGAAGAAATCAGCTGCAGTTGAGAGCCACTGA
- the SCRN3 gene encoding secernin-3, translating to MFPRPPPLSCDTFVALPPAAPGGRVVFGKNSDRPADEVQEVVHFPAAAHTPGAALECTYISVEQVERTHAVVLSRPAWLWGAEMGANEHGVCIGNEAVWGREEVCGGEALLGMDLVRLGLERADTAEKALNVIVDLLEKYGQGGNCMESNMAFTYHNSFLIVDRKEAWVLETSGKYWAAEKVEGGVRNISNQLSITTKIDREHPELKEYAKSNGWWDGEKEFDFAATYSYVDTARMTTSGGRYCEGYKLLNKHKGSITSEIMMEILRDKESGINMEGGFMTTGSMVSVLPQQPNLPCIHFFTGTPDPARSVFKPFIFVPNTTQLLKTTSPTFGHDDPVKKQPRFQSKPDRRHELYKKHESAAVVMETITDKGKEMLKEIQELEKQKISQMESILQNGCFDTKQAVNLFSQCVEEELKIYS from the exons ATGTTCCCCCGGCCGCCGCCCCTCTCCTGCGACACCTTCGTGGCGCTGCCGCCCGCCGCGCCCGGGGGCCGCGTGGTGTTCGGCAAGAACTCGGACCGGCCGGCAGACGAGGTGCAGGAGGTCGTGCACTTCCCGGCCGCCGCGCACACGCCCGGCGCCGCGCTGGAG TGCACCTACATCAGCGTCGAGCAGGTGGAGAGGACGCACGCCGTGGTGCTGAGCCGCCCCGCCTGGCTCTGGGGGGCCGAGATGGGCGCCAACGAGCACGGCGTGTGCATCGGCAACGAGGCGGTGTGGGGCAGGGAAGAGGTCTGCGGTGGGGAAGCTCTCCTCGGCATGGACCTCGTGAG gCTTGGACTTGAGAGAGCAGACACAGCTGAAAAGGCTCTTAATGTCATAGTTGATTTGCTGGAAAAATATGGACAGGGAGGAAACTGTATGGAGAGCAACATGGCATTTACATACCACAACAGTTTTCTGATAGTCGACAGAAAGGAAGCATGGGTGCTGGAGACATCAGGAAAATACTGGGCAGCAGAAAAGGTAGAAG GAGGCGTACGGAATATTTCCAACCAGCTCTCTATCACAACCAAGATTGACAGAGAACACCCAGAATTGAAGGAATATGCCAAAAGCAAtggctggtgggatggggaaaagGAATTTGATTTTGCTGCCACATATTCTTATGTCGATACTGCTAGAATGACTACGTCTGGAGGCCGATACTGTGAAGGCTATAAACTTCTGAACAAACACAAAG GATCTATCACTTCTGAAATAATGATGGAAATTCTTCGTGACAAAGAGAGTGGCATTAACATGGAAGGTGGATTTATGACAACTGGCAGCATGGTGTCTGTACTGCCTCAGCAGCCTAATCTGCCCTGTATTCACTTCTTTACTGGAACTCCAGATCCTGCCAG gtctGTGTTCAAGCCTTTCATTTTTGTGCCCAATACTACTCAGTTATTAAAAACTACATCCCCTACATTTGGTCATGATGATCCAGTTAAGAAACAACCACGTTTTCAGAGTAAGCCAGATCGAAGACATGAGCTCTATAAAAAACATGAAAGTGCTGCTGTAGTTATGGAAACTATCACG GACAAAGGTAAAGAAATGCTCAAAGAGATACAGGAGTTGGAGAAACAGAAGATAAGTCAAATGGAATCAATCCTGCAGAATGGATGCTTTGATACTAAGCAAGCAGTTAATCTTTTTTCACAGTGTGTAGAAGAAGAACTCAAAATATATAGCTAA
- the GPR155 gene encoding lysosomal cholesterol signaling protein isoform X2 yields MDSYSDFTAQNLSSSANMSLSLPGQAELNTTGGTPSMSISRLFPALLECFGIILCGYIAGRANIITSTQAKGLGNFVSRFALPALLFKNMVVLNFSNVNWSFLYSVLVAKAAVFFLVCVLTLLVASPENRFSKAGLFPIFATQSNDFALGYPIVEALYQTTYPEYLQYIYLVAPISLMMLNPLGFIFCEIQKWRNNRTVSQSKIKIVGLALLRVLQNPIVFMVFVGIASNFILGQKIPDYLENFLDGLGSSFSGSALFYLGLTMVGQTKKLTKGMFVALILLITAKLLMMPFLCREMVELLDKSDSVVNHTSLSNYAFLYGVFPAAPGVAIFASQFNMEVGIITSGMVISTFVSAPIMYVSAWLLTIPSMDPNPLAAALQNVSFDISIVSLISLTWSLTVVVLSKKYKQLPHMITTNLLVAQFIACIGMVAWNFTVKEQDITIQILVFIFLYSSLYSTYLWTGFLSFSLFLLKKRETVKIPIGFIIIAGWGVPTVLVGILLIVGERNSTSIDSAFFYGKHQIITTAVILFISILMSGISLMCMNRSRQGSSYGVLNPYSPRSSVEEVEVEGSGQNHISTTMTQSSPESSAQSSPESSAQSSPESSAQTSAERGCCSCQTTNGELSCAKDSKAVSNAVESKVPPIETVDQCVSHCSAQTCVLAQEEQLLQTGDKQLARHVLLCLLLIVGLFANLSSCLWWLFNQEPGRLYVELQFFCAVFNFGQT; encoded by the exons ATGGATAGCTATTCAGACTTCACTGCACAGAACCTCTCATCTTCAGCTAATATGTCTCTTTCTTTGCCTGGACAAGCTGAACTCAATACCACCGGTGGTACTCCTTCTATGTCAATAAGCAGGCTTTTCCCAGCCCTGTTGGAATGCTTTGGAATAATTCTTTGTGGCTACATAGCTGGAAGAGCCAACATTATCACATCAACTCAGGCCAAAGGACTGGGAAATTTTGTGTCCCGTTTTGCACTCCCGGCTTTACTGTTCAAAAACATGGTGGTACTTAATTTTTCTAATGTGAATTGGTCCTTTCTGTACAGTGTTTTAGTTGccaaagctgctgtgttttttttagTCTGTGTTTTAACATTGTTAGTAGCCAGTCCTGAGAACCGATTTAGCAAAGCAGGTTTGTTCCCTATTTTTGCTACACAAAGCAATGACTTTGCACTGGGATATCCAATAG TTGAAGCTTTATATCAAACCACTTACccagagtatctccagtacATTTACCTAGTGGCTCCAATATCTCTTATGATGCTAAACCCCTTGGGGTTTatcttctgtgaaatccagaAGTGGAGGAATAATCGCACTGTGTCACAGAGCAAAATCAAAATAGTGGGCCTAGCACTCCTTCGAGTTTTGCAGAACCCAATTGTATTCATGGTCTTCGTAGGAATTGCCTCAAACTTTATTCTTGGTCAGAAAATTCCTGATTACCTTGAAAACTTCCTTGATGGACTGGGCAGTTCATTTTCTGGCTCTGCACTTTTTTACCTTGGACTGACTATGGTgggacaaacaaaaaaactgacAAAGGGTATGTTTGTTGCACTGATCCTTCTCATCACGGCTAAACT GCTCATGATGCCATTTCTCTGCAGAGAAATGGTGGAGCTCTTGGACAAGAGTGACAGCGTGGTCAATCACACCAGTTTATCAAACTATGCATTTCTTTATGGAGtttttccagcagcacctggtgTCGCAATATTTGCAAGTCAATTTAATATGGAAGTAGGAATT ATTACCTCCGGCATGGTGATAAGCACGTTTGTGTCTGCCCCCATAATGTACGTGTCTGCATGGCTGCTCACCATCCCATCCATGGACCCCAACCCCCTGGCAGCTGCACTCCAAAACGTCAGCTTTGACATCAGCATCGTCAGCCTCATCTCTCTG ACCTGGTCTCTTACTGTTGTTGTCCTGAGTAAGAAATACAAACAGCTTCCTCATATGATTACAACGAATCTGCTTGTTGCTCAG tttatTGCTTGCATTGGAATGGTGGCATGGAATTTCACTGTTAAAGAGCAAGACATCACCATACAGATCCTTGTATTTATATTCCTCTACAGCTCACTTTATAGCACCTACCTATGGACAG gttttctgtctttttctttgtttctgttgaagaagagagaaacagTAAAGATACCCATTGGGTTTATCATCATAGCTGGATGGGG AGTCCCAACAGTTCTGGTAGGAATCTTACTAATTGTTGGTGAACGTAACAGTACTAGTATTGACTCTGCCTTTTTCTATGGAAAACATCAG ATAATTACCACAGCAGTGATACTGTTCATCAGTATACTGATGTCAGGTATCTCACTGATGTGTATGAACAGAAGTAGGCAAGGGTCCAGCTATGGGGTGTTGAACCCATACTCACCACGTAGCTCAGTGGAGGAGGTTGAAGTGGAAGGGAGTGGGCAGAATCATATTTCAACCACTATGACTCAGTCTTCTCCAGAATCTTCTGCACAGTCTTCTCCAGAATCTTCTGCACAGTCTTCTCCAGAGTCTTCTGCACAGACATCTGCAGAAAGAG GTTGCTGTTCTTGTCAAACAACAAACGGTGAATTATCCTGTGCTAAAGACAGCAAAGCAGTGTCAAATGCTGTTGAAAGCAAGGTTCCTCCTATTGAGACAG tggaTCAGTGTGTGAGTCACTGCAGTGCTCAAACATGTGTGTTGGCTCAGGAAGAGCAGCTTCTACAGACTGGAGACAAACAGCTGGCCAGACATGTGCTGCTGTGCTTACTTCTCATTGTTGGCCTAtttgct aatcTCTCCAGTTGCTTGTGGTGGCTGTTCAACCAAGAGCCTGGAAGGCTCTATGTGGAACTGCAGttcttctgtgctgtgtttaaTTTTGGTCAG acttGA